One Phoenix dactylifera cultivar Barhee BC4 chromosome 14, palm_55x_up_171113_PBpolish2nd_filt_p, whole genome shotgun sequence DNA window includes the following coding sequences:
- the LOC103717554 gene encoding uncharacterized protein LOC103717554 isoform X1 translates to MPKKYSIKSGIPLLVPCLHLRALDFFLRLWPPAGTMGADLSAERTTLVSSFRRVRWVSLFLGIWNLGVVLLGGFLLLSVVSGCSGEEKLPFSVVSLVAGVRIVAMVGAGKAQQETAETIVNHPIESSIAVDAVIRHERRMRYKRWLWWTRFGMAVTVLQFVGAVYLMYIIFSDFSFKGGSKSCFLDQDKTSRAWKRFLVVSFLVLVWLVVIIQCFTGSDILRWRSFYATHDTAWKAHYREVFDHGIREALCCLGRVKYLSVLEEDEVSSVARLLGDLVAYRASGTGHLELLTGLALLQMHKQSPKLYDELIEASDELIQEAAVLHLFAEAAYTGPLLDFGRNPILFPCAWLYRQGVLTPWTRSRRPALEGDNWWRGHAAAFLKYVNLNPEALRQGRVSQTKREAAYFVVVLHDQRSIVIAVRGTETPEDLITDGLCRECALTMEDLDGLLNSEHVRPSVRQRVLSSFPHYGHAGIVESARELFMQIDGHPGVKDDSSSEVSGFLSSLLGVGCECHGYQVRIVGHSLGGAVATLLGLRLYRRYPNLHVYAYGSLPCVDLALAEACSDFVTTIVYNDEFSARLSVNSILRLRASAIKALSDNSSADSAMIQKLACRILRLNKYHENGEHFDASSPSYRPSTMRVEESKSIYKRRPFRPTIEGSSQPDQELHDPHQEEASLFANSGSEILKFGGNEYTNYDVIIDGLNECNFREPCLEKSDVILSCEDQTSRFLEDPTSVPVSLEPPEVFLPGFIIHIVREPRSIMPLWKNWIVHDHKPVYRAFVAKRERFRDIIVTPSMFIDHLPWRCHSSMQRVLEARKSQGQLTGDLLNGEHAVLCSEPFLHSSQSYSSKIWPWHKIAV, encoded by the exons ATGCCTAAAAAGTACTCAATCAAATCGGGAATTCCCCTTCTCGTCCCCTGCCTCCACCTTCGGGCCCTCGACTTCTTCCTCCGCCTCTGGCCGCCGGCCGGCACCATGGGGGCAGATCTCTCCGCTGAGAGGACGACTCTGGTCTCGAGTTTCCGGAGGGTGCGGTGGGTCTCCCTTTTCTTGGGGATCTGGAACCTCGGCGTGGTTCTCTTGGGAGGGTTTTTGCTGCTCTCCGTCGTTTCCGGATGCTCCGGCGAGGAGAAGCTCCCATTCTCCGTGGTTTCCCTCGTCGCTGGCGTTAGGATCGTGGCCATGGTGGGCGCCGGGAAGGCGCAGCAGGAGACGGCAGAGACGATTGTCAACCATCCTATCGAGAGCTCCATCGCTGTTGATGCCGTGATTCGCCACGAGAGACGG ATGAGGTATAAAAGATGGCTTTGGTGGACAAGATTTGGAATGGCAGTCACTGTACTCCAGTTTGTTGGAGCCGTTTATCTGatgtacatcattttcagcgatttttcttttaaaggaGGGTCTAAATCATGTTTTTTAG ATCAGGATAAAACTAGTCGAGCATGGAAGCGGTTTTTGGttgtttcttttcttgtccTAGTATGGCTTGTTGTAATCATACAGTGCTTTACGGGTTCAGACATATTGCGATGGAGGTCATTTTATGCAACTCATGATACTGCATGGAAAGCTCATTACCGGGAGGTATTTGATCATGGAATTCGAGAAGCTTTGTGCTGTCTAGGACGTGTGAAATACCT GAGCGTCTTGGAAGAAGATGAGGTCTCCTCTGTAGCAAGGCTCTTAGGAGATCTTGTGGCATATCGTGCATCTGGAACTGGACATCTAGAACTCCTGACAG GATTGGCTCTATTGCAGATGCATAAGCAGTCACCAAAATTGTATGATGAGCTCATTGAGGCATCTGATGAACTTATTCAAGAAGCTGCAGTCTTGCATCTGTTTGCTGAAGCTGCTTACACA GGACCACTGCTTGATTTTGGAAGGAATCCAATATTGTTTCCTTGTGCATGGCTTTATAGGCAAGGGGTTTTAACTCCCTGGACTCGCAGCAG gcGTCCTGCACTTGAAGGTGATAACTGGTGGCGAGGACATGCTGCAGCCTTTCTAAAATATGTTAATCTAAATCCAGAAGCTCTTCGACAGGGGCGTGTTAGTCAA ACAAAGCGTGAGGCTGCTTACTTTGTAGTGGTTTTGCATGATCAAAGATCTATAGTCATTGCCGTACGTGGAACTGAAACCCCTGAAGACCTTATAACCGATGGCTTATGTAGGGAGTGTGCTCTTACCATGGAGGATTTGGATGGACTATTAAA TAGCGAGCATGTACGCCCAAGTGTGAGACAAAGAGTTCTCTCCTCTTTTCCACATTATGGACATGCAGGGATTGTTGAGTCTGCTCGTGAGCTTTTCATGCAAATTGATGGTCACCCTGGAGTCAAAG ATGACTCATCATCTGAAGTGTCTggatttctctcttctttgttggGAGTGGGATGTGAATGTCATGGATATCAAGTTCGCATTGTGGGGCATTCTTTAGGAGGTGCTGTTGCTACACTATTGGGGCTAAGG TTATATCGACGATACCCCAACTTGCATGTATATGCTTATGGAAGCCTCCCTTGTGTAGATTTAGCTTTAGCTGAAGCATGTTCAGACTTTGTTACTAC CATTGTATACAATGATGAATTTTCTGCACGCCTTTCCGTTAACTCGATACTCAGGCTTCGTGCATCTGCGATCAAAGCTCTTTCAGATAATTCTTCGGCTGATTCAGCAATGATACAGAAGCTTGCCTGTAGAATTCTTCGTTTAAACAAATACCATGAGAATGGGGAGCATTTTGATGCATCTTCTCCATCTTATAGACCAAGTACCATGAGagtggaagaaagtaaaagtaTATATAAAAGAAGGCCCTTTAGGCCTACCATTGAAG GGAGCAGCCAGCCTGATCAAGAACTGCATGATCCACATCAGGAGGAGGCTTCCTTATTTGCCAATTCAGGCTctgaaattctaaaatttggtgGCAACGAGTATACCAATTATGATGTCATTATAGATGGTCTtaatgaatgtaactttagggAACCGTGCCTTGAGAAATCTGATGTCATTTTGTCATGTGAGGATCAAACTTCTCGGTTTTTGGAAGATCCAACATCTGTTCCAGTGTCACTGGAACCCCCAGAGGTGTTTCTGCCAGGTTTCATCATTCATATAGTTCGAGAACCAAGAAGCATCATGCCTCTGTGGAAAAACTGGATTGTTCACGATCATAAGCCTGTTTATAGAGCTTTTGTGGctaagagagagagattcagAGATATCATTGTGACACCTTCCATGTTCATTGATCATCTACCATGGAG GTGTCACTCTTCAATGCAAAGAGTTTTAGAAGCGCGCAAGTCTCAAGGCCAACTTACTGGTGATCTACTCAATGGAGAACATGCAGT CCTCTGCAGTGAGCCGTTTCTTCACAGTTCACAATCATACAGCAGCAAAATTTGGCCATGGCACAAGATTGCAGTCTAA